Proteins encoded within one genomic window of Posidoniimonas corsicana:
- a CDS encoding CHAT domain-containing protein has translation MKRISPSVAQAALGLLLLAALAPRPAAAQSGGIPGPSYFLAVEAIYEGDYSDAAKAMFREQRSAVRTVTNRWVDSVCYYAMRGEALYQMGLNQDALADFTRAAELLLANSNWMLRVRFNQDPRADNNSRRIAPWGRSARNPVYCRLPETMLFSYGRLNNNDVANRGGTVQMPQFWKIDVAEVMRCAALSLRRRNQLLGALGPHDALSRDLADTFARGNLAPPNHWSSAWADLVVGYAQLGVHKPLEAAPHFARAELLSGRFDHELTGAALLGQAILALGSEDDKHVPRLAAEAALAAYAYEDWDVLSDAIALQHVHRQASATPGVDPTLPAVAAWAQRDRLPHVASLATLILAEQQAIARNTDEATKLVAAALPRRSDVANGRLGPYADYLAAMVSLQAGKKKEGDQSLEKSLQRYAKLSLSNFQLALANERFDSGDLSPRVAVDVYKQMLADPAPLHWAYDPLDAMCLLRTNHEAAFDRWITATLARRETLDALYATDLAKRRRYYNHQPLGGRLQALRTLLETPGDRLGKAQRLDRQLIEGRSPGYRPLAEQAAAERRELVGAKTLLDGDTERRDLRLLNQLYKQSVAREVLLSEIALHRLPSTLTFPPRRSAEDLRQHMQPGDALLVFHQMGDTLHGFVLVKEGEHYWRLPDVNDVRGKVAELLNAIGNYSSSKTLSGDDVTSDAWRQVATLLGDALLSDSRLDLTQTKRLVIVPDGPLWHLPFAALVIGEPTKRQLIADAVMPRYAPTMGLAWGDNSPLRPVQHTAIVMGDVSGDDEAREMAQMTWDGISGVVAGPTRIDAPAPGPSATLSCAFESAVVLADSVLDGEAPYEWSPMPIDRNTGGSLADWQRLPYEGPERVVLAGLRTAAENGLKAAGRRRSKRDTLPAGQEVFHAACGLMASGARTILMSRWQTGGANHRKLVQEFVTDWTQSTPVEAWRRSVTLAREALLDPYQEPRLKLRDAGGEPPSANHPFFWSGYLLLDTGYEPPEEAEAPGDQVQQAEEKKEPAAQAAAG, from the coding sequence ATGAAGAGGATCTCGCCCAGCGTGGCGCAGGCCGCCCTTGGCCTGCTGCTCCTGGCGGCGCTGGCCCCGCGGCCGGCGGCCGCGCAATCGGGAGGGATCCCGGGCCCAAGCTACTTCCTCGCGGTCGAGGCGATCTACGAGGGCGACTACTCCGACGCCGCCAAGGCGATGTTCCGCGAACAGCGGTCGGCCGTCCGCACGGTGACCAACCGCTGGGTCGACTCGGTCTGCTACTACGCGATGCGGGGCGAGGCGCTCTACCAGATGGGCCTCAACCAGGACGCCCTGGCCGACTTCACCCGGGCCGCTGAGCTGCTGCTGGCCAACTCCAACTGGATGCTGCGGGTCCGGTTCAACCAGGACCCGCGGGCGGACAACAATAGCCGCCGGATCGCGCCGTGGGGCCGCTCCGCGCGCAACCCGGTGTACTGCCGGCTGCCCGAGACCATGCTGTTCAGCTACGGGCGGCTCAACAACAACGACGTGGCCAACCGCGGCGGCACGGTGCAGATGCCGCAGTTCTGGAAGATCGACGTCGCGGAGGTGATGCGGTGCGCGGCGCTGTCGCTGCGCCGCCGCAACCAGCTGCTGGGCGCGCTGGGGCCGCACGACGCGTTGTCGCGCGACCTGGCCGACACCTTCGCGCGGGGCAACCTGGCGCCCCCCAACCACTGGTCCTCGGCCTGGGCCGATCTGGTGGTGGGGTACGCTCAGCTGGGCGTGCACAAGCCGCTGGAGGCCGCCCCGCACTTCGCCCGCGCCGAGCTGCTCTCCGGCCGGTTCGACCACGAGCTGACCGGCGCCGCGCTGCTGGGTCAGGCGATCCTGGCGCTCGGCTCCGAGGACGACAAGCACGTGCCCCGGCTGGCGGCCGAGGCCGCGCTGGCCGCCTACGCGTATGAGGACTGGGACGTGCTGTCCGACGCGATCGCGCTGCAGCACGTGCACCGCCAGGCGAGCGCCACCCCCGGCGTTGACCCCACGCTGCCGGCGGTGGCCGCGTGGGCGCAGCGCGACCGGCTGCCGCACGTCGCGTCGCTGGCCACGCTGATCCTGGCCGAGCAGCAGGCGATCGCCCGGAACACCGACGAGGCGACCAAGCTGGTGGCCGCCGCCCTGCCCCGCCGGTCGGACGTGGCCAACGGCCGGCTCGGCCCCTACGCCGACTACCTGGCGGCGATGGTCTCGCTGCAGGCGGGCAAGAAGAAGGAGGGCGACCAGTCGCTGGAGAAGTCGCTGCAGCGGTACGCCAAGCTATCGCTGTCGAACTTCCAGCTGGCGCTGGCGAACGAGCGCTTCGACTCGGGCGACCTCTCGCCGCGGGTGGCGGTGGACGTCTACAAGCAGATGCTGGCCGACCCGGCGCCGCTGCACTGGGCCTACGACCCGCTCGACGCGATGTGCCTGCTGCGGACCAACCACGAGGCCGCCTTCGACCGCTGGATCACCGCCACGCTGGCCCGCCGCGAGACGCTCGACGCGCTCTACGCGACCGACCTGGCCAAACGACGCCGCTACTACAACCACCAGCCCCTGGGCGGCCGGCTGCAGGCGCTGCGGACGCTGCTCGAGACGCCCGGCGACCGGCTCGGCAAGGCGCAGCGGCTGGACCGGCAGCTCATCGAGGGCCGCTCGCCCGGCTACCGGCCGCTGGCCGAGCAGGCCGCGGCCGAGCGCCGCGAGCTGGTCGGCGCCAAGACGCTGCTCGACGGCGACACCGAGCGGCGCGACCTGCGGCTCTTGAACCAGCTCTACAAACAGTCGGTCGCCCGTGAGGTGCTGCTGAGCGAGATCGCGCTGCACCGCCTGCCCTCCACGCTGACCTTCCCGCCCCGCCGCTCGGCGGAGGACCTCCGCCAGCACATGCAGCCCGGCGACGCGCTGCTGGTGTTCCACCAGATGGGCGACACGCTGCACGGCTTCGTGCTGGTGAAGGAGGGCGAGCACTACTGGCGGCTGCCCGACGTGAACGACGTCCGCGGCAAGGTCGCCGAGCTGCTCAACGCGATCGGCAACTACAGCAGCAGCAAGACCCTCAGCGGCGACGACGTCACGAGCGACGCCTGGCGGCAGGTCGCGACCCTGCTGGGCGACGCGCTGCTCTCCGACTCGCGCCTCGACCTCACGCAGACCAAGCGGCTGGTCATCGTGCCCGACGGGCCGCTGTGGCACCTGCCGTTCGCCGCGCTGGTGATCGGCGAGCCGACCAAGCGGCAGCTGATCGCCGACGCCGTGATGCCGCGCTACGCGCCCACCATGGGCCTGGCCTGGGGCGACAACTCGCCGCTGCGGCCCGTGCAGCACACGGCGATCGTGATGGGCGACGTCTCCGGCGACGACGAGGCCCGCGAGATGGCCCAGATGACCTGGGACGGCATCAGCGGCGTGGTGGCCGGCCCGACCCGCATCGACGCGCCCGCGCCCGGCCCCTCGGCGACCCTCTCCTGCGCGTTCGAGTCGGCCGTGGTGCTGGCCGACAGCGTGCTCGACGGCGAGGCGCCCTACGAATGGTCGCCGATGCCGATCGACCGCAACACCGGCGGCTCGCTGGCCGACTGGCAACGGCTGCCCTACGAGGGCCCGGAGCGCGTTGTGCTGGCCGGGCTCCGCACGGCCGCCGAGAACGGGCTGAAGGCCGCCGGCCGCCGCCGCAGCAAACGCGACACGCTGCCCGCCGGCCAAGAGGTGTTCCACGCCGCGTGCGGGCTGATGGCCAGCGGCGCGCGGACCATCCTGATGAGCCGCTGGCAGACCGGCGGCGCCAACCACCGGAAGCTGGTGCAGGAGTTCGTCACCGACTGGACGCAGTCCACCCCGGTCGAGGCCTGGCGCCGCAGCGTCACGCTGGCCCGCGAGGCGCTGCTCGACCCCTACCAGGAGCCGCGGCTCAAGCTCCGCGACGCCGGCGGCGAGCCGCCGTCCGCCAACCACCCGTTCTTCTGGTCCGGCTACCTGCTGCTGGACACCGGCTACGAGCCGCCCGAGGAGGCCGAAGCTCCGGGCGACCAGGTGCAACAGGCGGAAGAGAAGAAAGAGCCCGCGGCTCAGGCCGCCGCCGGTTAG
- the rpmA gene encoding 50S ribosomal protein L27, producing MAHKKGQGSSRNGRDSNAQRRGVKKYGGERVIAGNILVRQLGNKFHAGRGVGQGKDYTLFALVDGSVMFDQKGRRVNVVAEAN from the coding sequence ATGGCTCACAAAAAAGGTCAGGGCTCTAGCCGCAACGGCCGCGACTCGAACGCCCAGCGCCGCGGCGTGAAGAAGTACGGCGGCGAGCGCGTGATCGCCGGCAACATCCTGGTCCGCCAGCTCGGCAACAAGTTCCACGCCGGCCGCGGCGTCGGCCAGGGCAAGGACTACACCCTGTTCGCGCTGGTCGACGGCTCGGTCATGTTCGACCAGAAGGGCCGCCGCGTGAACGTCGTGGCCGAGGCCAACTAG
- the obgE gene encoding GTPase ObgE, which yields MFVDRVQIEVQAGRGGDGCMSFRREKYVPRGGPDGGDGGNGGSIIVQAQDGVDSLNSLVHKKHWKARSGVHGQGSTRHGANAEDMIITVPPGTVVRDEQHDLVLKDLSQAGDSVVAARGGKGGKGNCRFKSSTNQAPREFTRGEEGEHRLLTFELKVIADIGLLGKPNAGKSTLLSRVSRARPEIADYPFTTKKPNLGIVQVDLDRSFVMADIPGLIEGAAAGAGLGHEFLRHVERTRVLIHLVEPTPVDGTDPTENYRAIRQEVEQYDTDLAGRPEIIAVSKAELPDAAAVRDLLAEETGKEVILFSSVTGQNLDKLLARAFAVLQEERE from the coding sequence ATGTTTGTCGACCGCGTCCAGATCGAAGTCCAAGCCGGCCGCGGCGGTGATGGCTGCATGAGCTTCCGCCGCGAGAAGTACGTGCCCCGCGGCGGGCCCGATGGGGGCGACGGCGGCAACGGCGGCAGCATCATCGTGCAGGCGCAGGACGGCGTCGACAGCCTCAACTCGCTAGTGCACAAGAAGCACTGGAAGGCCCGCTCCGGCGTGCACGGCCAGGGCAGCACCCGGCACGGCGCCAACGCCGAGGACATGATCATCACCGTCCCGCCCGGCACCGTGGTGCGCGACGAGCAGCACGACCTGGTGCTCAAGGACCTATCCCAGGCGGGCGACTCGGTGGTCGCCGCCCGCGGCGGCAAGGGGGGCAAGGGCAACTGCCGCTTCAAGAGCTCCACCAACCAGGCGCCGCGCGAGTTCACCCGCGGCGAGGAGGGCGAGCACCGCCTGCTGACGTTCGAGCTGAAGGTGATCGCCGACATCGGCCTGCTAGGCAAGCCGAACGCCGGCAAGAGCACGCTGCTGAGCCGCGTCAGCCGCGCCCGGCCGGAGATCGCCGACTACCCGTTCACCACCAAGAAGCCCAACCTGGGCATCGTGCAGGTCGACCTGGACCGCTCGTTCGTGATGGCCGACATCCCCGGCCTGATCGAGGGCGCCGCCGCCGGCGCGGGGCTGGGTCACGAGTTCCTCCGCCACGTCGAACGCACCCGCGTGCTGATCCACCTGGTCGAGCCGACGCCGGTCGACGGCACCGACCCGACCGAGAACTACCGCGCCATCCGCCAGGAGGTCGAGCAGTACGACACCGACCTCGCCGGCCGGCCGGAGATTATCGCGGTCAGCAAGGCCGAGCTGCCCGACGCCGCCGCGGTCCGCGACCTGCTGGCCGAAGAGACCGGCAAGGAGGTGATCCTGTTCTCCTCGGTCACCGGTCAGAACCTCGACAAGCTGCTCGCGCGGGCGTTCGCGGTGCTGCAGGAAGAACGCGAGTAG
- a CDS encoding beta-ketoacyl-[acyl-carrier-protein] synthase family protein: protein MQNVVITGFGVACPIGVGREEVWSAIDQRRSGVRVHERMAATDWPAPFGGIICEEDFDPKQWVKPRKSLKVMAREIQLAFAAGEQAWDHAGLEDTPVDPERMGVVFGAGLMYCPPEELEPSYQACLKENGEFDYEQWGPAGMRELFPLWMLKYLPNMSACHTGIRRDARGPTNTIAHGDASSLMALAEADSMIARGATDLMFIGASSSRLNQLDPLWREGAAAWSAGVEPAEACRPFDKGRTGAVCGEGAAVVVLENEDHARRRGVRPIARVASVAVRNEAVLPGRPPAGAAIRNAVEAALQQAGITPEELAFVSAHSGGSVEQDQVEAQALRATVGDAPVTAPKSFIGNTGASGGSVELAMTLAALERGVVPPTLNFQTPDPNCPVNVAAELTPTDKRAVLKLNYNLMGQAVATVLVAG from the coding sequence TTGCAAAACGTTGTCATCACAGGGTTTGGAGTCGCGTGCCCCATTGGCGTGGGGCGCGAAGAGGTCTGGTCGGCGATCGACCAGCGCCGATCCGGCGTGCGCGTCCACGAGCGGATGGCCGCCACCGACTGGCCCGCGCCGTTCGGCGGGATCATCTGTGAAGAGGACTTTGACCCCAAGCAGTGGGTCAAGCCGCGCAAGAGCCTCAAGGTGATGGCCCGCGAAATCCAGCTCGCCTTCGCCGCCGGGGAACAGGCCTGGGACCACGCCGGGTTGGAGGACACCCCGGTCGACCCCGAGCGGATGGGCGTGGTGTTCGGCGCCGGGCTGATGTACTGCCCGCCGGAGGAGCTGGAGCCGTCGTATCAGGCGTGCCTGAAGGAGAACGGCGAGTTCGACTACGAGCAGTGGGGCCCGGCCGGCATGCGCGAGCTGTTCCCGCTGTGGATGCTCAAGTACCTGCCCAACATGTCGGCCTGCCACACCGGCATCCGCCGCGACGCCCGCGGCCCCACCAACACCATCGCGCACGGCGACGCCTCGAGCCTGATGGCCCTGGCCGAGGCCGATTCGATGATCGCCCGCGGCGCGACCGACCTGATGTTCATCGGCGCCAGCAGCAGCCGGCTCAACCAGCTCGACCCGCTGTGGCGCGAGGGCGCCGCGGCCTGGTCCGCAGGCGTCGAACCGGCCGAGGCCTGCCGCCCGTTCGACAAGGGCCGGACCGGCGCCGTGTGTGGCGAGGGCGCCGCGGTGGTGGTGCTGGAGAACGAGGACCACGCCCGACGCCGCGGCGTGCGGCCGATCGCCCGCGTGGCTTCGGTCGCGGTTCGCAACGAGGCGGTGCTGCCCGGTCGCCCGCCGGCCGGCGCCGCCATCCGCAACGCGGTTGAGGCCGCCCTGCAGCAGGCCGGTATCACTCCCGAAGAGCTGGCGTTCGTCAGCGCCCACTCGGGCGGCTCGGTGGAGCAAGACCAGGTCGAGGCCCAGGCACTCCGCGCCACCGTGGGCGACGCGCCGGTTACGGCGCCCAAGTCGTTCATCGGCAACACCGGCGCGTCGGGCGGTTCGGTCGAGCTGGCGATGACGCTCGCCGCGCTGGAGCGCGGCGTAGTCCCGCCGACGCTCAACTTCCAGACGCCCGACCCCAACTGCCCGGTGAACGTCGCGGCCGAGCTGACGCCCACCGACAAGCGGGCCGTGCTGAAGCTCAACTACAACCTGATGGGCCAGGCCGTGGCGACCGTGCTGGTGGCCGGGTAG
- a CDS encoding fatty acid desaturase family protein, which translates to MKRRTALRQNPNGQTNMQLPQTGTAAWPTEGAVVVPPRTGRPTPEREPQAEPQPQRPAAGPGFSLAQARTIVGQRFQPKPWIYWTDLLASWAVGMLAYQLVCQPTIGWGEAAVTLGWPARVACFFLSSMLIYRCGLFIHELTHIPEGQFVAFRKAWNLMCGIPFLIPSFVYLTHVDHHRRRHYGTQHDGEYLPLSHRSPWHIVGYLAQSLIIPVLAVVRFGVLTPLTWFNTPLRRWVMTHASSMVIDPTYLRPYPTAKALRLIRRQEALTFLYIVAAAVLLYRGAFHDGVVSPWVLLQAYLTGVFVVTVNAVRTLGAHRWHNDQHDEMTFVEQMVDSVTYDNPRSLPWLWAPVGLRYHALHHIFPSMPYHAMGAAHRRLMAELPADSPYRLTVAKSLWDELSGLWRRAAESRQAA; encoded by the coding sequence ATGAAGCGTCGAACCGCACTCCGCCAGAACCCGAACGGTCAGACCAACATGCAGCTCCCCCAGACAGGCACGGCCGCGTGGCCGACCGAGGGCGCGGTGGTCGTGCCGCCGCGAACCGGCCGCCCGACCCCCGAACGCGAGCCCCAAGCCGAGCCGCAGCCACAGCGCCCAGCCGCCGGCCCGGGGTTCTCGCTGGCCCAGGCGCGGACGATAGTCGGCCAGCGGTTCCAGCCGAAGCCGTGGATCTACTGGACCGACCTGCTGGCGAGCTGGGCGGTCGGGATGCTCGCGTACCAGCTGGTCTGCCAGCCGACGATCGGCTGGGGCGAGGCCGCCGTGACGCTCGGCTGGCCGGCGCGGGTCGCGTGCTTCTTCCTGTCCAGCATGCTGATCTACCGCTGCGGGCTGTTCATCCACGAGCTGACGCACATCCCGGAGGGCCAGTTCGTCGCGTTCCGCAAGGCGTGGAACCTGATGTGTGGGATCCCGTTCCTGATCCCGTCGTTCGTGTACCTGACGCACGTCGACCACCACCGGCGGCGGCACTACGGCACCCAGCACGACGGCGAGTACCTGCCGCTGTCGCACCGCTCGCCCTGGCACATCGTGGGCTACCTGGCGCAGAGCCTGATCATCCCGGTCCTGGCGGTGGTCCGGTTCGGCGTGCTGACGCCGCTGACCTGGTTCAACACGCCGCTCCGCCGGTGGGTGATGACCCACGCGTCGAGCATGGTGATCGACCCCACGTACCTGCGCCCGTACCCGACCGCCAAGGCGCTGCGGCTGATCCGCCGGCAAGAAGCGCTCACCTTCCTGTACATTGTGGCGGCCGCCGTGCTGCTGTACCGCGGCGCCTTCCACGACGGCGTGGTGAGCCCGTGGGTGCTGCTGCAGGCGTACCTGACCGGCGTGTTCGTGGTGACGGTCAACGCGGTGCGGACGCTCGGCGCCCACCGCTGGCACAACGACCAGCACGACGAGATGACCTTCGTCGAGCAGATGGTCGACAGCGTCACGTACGACAATCCTCGCTCGCTGCCGTGGCTGTGGGCGCCGGTGGGGCTCCGCTACCACGCGCTGCACCACATCTTCCCGTCCATGCCGTACCACGCGATGGGCGCCGCGCACCGGCGTCTGATGGCCGAGCTCCCGGCCGACTCGCCGTACCGGCTGACGGTCGCCAAGTCGCTGTGGGACGAACTGTCCGGCCTGTGGCGCCGCGCCGCCGAGAGCCGCCAAGCCGCCTAG
- a CDS encoding DUF4303 domain-containing protein: MAAPPSYDHLSDEVAAALAAHYCQWVAEHPTDDIYAYVVYATSLVSTIAVSVLTEQGLKQVASEYKTKHGYDEPLDQLERDLRWSVADTPYCGDLQEVFESVNERLHSMVAYVDALDVEDPAFSTHIDTLYDTLVVALNQVRHRQLKDEVRPLLYVDFGDMSDEERLWFIRQCNAPNVVEWYRSSIEPAG; the protein is encoded by the coding sequence ATGGCCGCACCACCCTCCTATGATCATCTGAGCGATGAAGTCGCCGCCGCTCTGGCAGCTCACTACTGTCAGTGGGTCGCTGAGCACCCCACAGACGACATCTATGCTTACGTGGTATACGCGACTTCCCTCGTGTCGACGATCGCAGTCTCGGTATTGACCGAACAGGGCCTCAAGCAGGTTGCTTCTGAATACAAGACCAAGCACGGGTACGATGAACCGCTTGATCAGCTGGAACGCGATCTCCGATGGTCCGTAGCAGATACCCCATATTGTGGGGACTTACAGGAGGTTTTCGAGTCAGTCAACGAGCGGCTTCACTCTATGGTCGCCTACGTCGATGCGCTGGATGTCGAAGACCCCGCTTTCTCGACGCATATTGACACGCTTTACGACACCCTTGTTGTCGCATTGAATCAAGTTCGGCACAGACAGTTAAAGGATGAAGTCCGACCTTTGCTCTACGTCGATTTCGGCGACATGAGCGACGAGGAACGGCTCTGGTTCATCAGACAGTGCAATGCCCCGAACGTAGTTGAATGGTATCGGTCATCAATCGAACCAGCGGGCTAA
- a CDS encoding alpha/beta hydrolase family protein produces the protein MIVFNHALPMCRAGFPGHLGEPWSGFDAVEIDFVIQYKHLTDAGYNVLTYDIRNHGNSGAANGGLSGIGCWEWRDCVGVKKYVDSHPQLSKMRVGLYSQCMGGNSQYHAIHRYPELFENVACMCSPMVVSMSAIYDAFSELQGIR, from the coding sequence TTGATCGTCTTCAATCACGCGCTGCCCATGTGCCGGGCGGGGTTCCCGGGGCACCTTGGCGAGCCCTGGAGCGGCTTCGACGCGGTGGAGATCGACTTCGTCATCCAGTACAAGCACCTGACCGACGCCGGGTACAACGTGCTGACCTACGACATCCGCAACCACGGGAACAGCGGCGCCGCGAACGGCGGGCTGAGCGGCATCGGGTGTTGGGAGTGGCGTGATTGCGTGGGCGTGAAGAAGTACGTCGACAGCCACCCGCAGCTGTCCAAGATGCGGGTCGGACTCTACAGCCAGTGCATGGGAGGCAACTCGCAGTACCACGCGATCCACCGCTACCCGGAGCTGTTCGAGAACGTCGCCTGCATGTGCAGCCCGATGGTAGTCTCGATGTCGGCGATCTACGACGCCTTCTCCGAGCTCCAGGGCATCCGGTAG
- a CDS encoding Clp protease N-terminal domain-containing protein, translating into MRYASQEALRLKHEYIGTEHILLGLIREESGVTPDMLNKVGRDLGKVQAEVENWVLAGAEEVTKCRLPRTQRADKVLNYADKEAQSSGCDFVEAEHILLGLLREPHGVAHCVLVGLGLSVDNVRDEVATILRNRR; encoded by the coding sequence ATGCGATACGCAAGCCAGGAGGCCTTGCGACTTAAGCACGAGTACATCGGGACAGAACACATCCTACTGGGACTTATTAGAGAGGAAAGTGGCGTCACTCCTGATATGCTGAACAAGGTTGGTCGTGACCTCGGCAAAGTACAAGCGGAGGTCGAAAACTGGGTATTGGCAGGGGCAGAAGAAGTCACAAAGTGTCGTCTCCCCCGAACCCAAAGAGCAGACAAAGTCTTGAACTATGCGGACAAGGAGGCCCAGAGCTCTGGCTGCGATTTTGTAGAGGCGGAACACATTCTCTTGGGGCTGTTACGGGAGCCGCACGGAGTAGCTCATTGCGTACTGGTCGGACTAGGACTTAGCGTCGACAACGTACGTGATGAGGTAGCAACCATTCTTCGCAACCGCAGGTGA
- a CDS encoding DUF695 domain-containing protein produces the protein MTDYRVSIPKENYQLVEFVQNDLPGIGVINESLCDFEPKAVFAWHLSLMVIFEDLIENGMPSEAEREIVDPFGDALDSVFKGGDLKKPNALFLARITWNRTRELIYRVYEPTPPHAYLSNMIAEKTQPRPFDYRIENDPEWELAAWHLNAARGGHT, from the coding sequence ATGACCGACTACCGCGTGAGCATTCCGAAGGAAAACTACCAGCTAGTCGAGTTTGTACAGAACGACCTACCCGGGATTGGCGTGATCAATGAGTCGCTGTGCGATTTCGAACCGAAAGCGGTGTTCGCTTGGCATCTGTCACTAATGGTCATCTTCGAAGACCTCATCGAGAATGGGATGCCATCGGAAGCAGAACGAGAGATTGTCGATCCATTCGGAGATGCTCTGGATTCAGTCTTTAAGGGCGGCGATTTAAAGAAGCCGAACGCGTTGTTTCTAGCGAGGATTACGTGGAATCGAACAAGAGAACTGATTTATCGTGTTTACGAACCCACGCCGCCTCACGCGTACCTGAGTAATATGATTGCCGAGAAAACACAGCCGCGACCGTTCGACTACCGCATCGAGAATGATCCAGAATGGGAGTTGGCGGCGTGGCACCTGAATGCAGCGCGAGGCGGCCACACGTAA